Proteins encoded together in one Benincasa hispida cultivar B227 chromosome 1, ASM972705v1, whole genome shotgun sequence window:
- the LOC120083673 gene encoding uncharacterized protein LOC120083673, translated as MDVVQIKNQGTCIGDMPPEQSVSPEISSTWDDFREPESLPRIGDEYQAIIPPLEVKSDDFGLLKSEAGDLPHIYVGFPAPEACIDNVEILKQKQHNGNDNIILVSNQSEHPAVTEMQEVSEAREVNSFDAMTNKDLKHATNFQLQQEMKMKMSESNVDNGQWLAPDSLNNSWTDIEMASLLLGLYIFGKNLIQVKKFVGTKKMGDVLSFYYGKFYGSEKYRRWTACRKARGKRCVCGQKLFTGWRQQELSSRLLALLSEEKQNILMEVCTGFIEGKVLLEEYVFSLKATVGLNALVEAVGIGKGKQDLTSTAMDPIKSNHAHPARPEIPVGKACSALTPVEIVKFLTGDFRLSKARSSDLFWEAVWPRLLAKGWHSEQANNYGSTVGLKHALVFLIPGVKKYCRRKQVKGEHYFDSVSDVLSKVASDPGLLELDIVVEKHCSDKEESESISKTKQDQEDFPSQQRYCYLKPRTPVHNMETMKFMVVDTSLADGNTFKVRELRSLPVEITNTYISKSHSDDDEQISSEISMDDTHSENTMHFDKEVSDSSKGTRISLDKKVHIDEEACVGSSSNKESPNDGLHSINISTKVQDNKQSLLDKTQQREAVLRQMSQGKPKSEIDFTAYTKPSWELNTCSKQVSCNLIKIFTDPELKEEHSSSDHYDLNHNILLQVDSSKENFPWSSSSRSSTITSCVHVPNVVEVPQSRHVPHTLIDLNLPIPQDSESHGSSTTEIKGQKNRPNRCSESLDISDRDSTMISRRQSNRTRPPTTRALEAHALGLLDVKHKRKSKDVFLEENCMLRTSQHAHAKVRQTDKFGNGIVDFKLLEDMESNVCNDNGNMFHKLEV; from the exons ATGGATGTAGTTCAAATAAAAAACCAAGGTACTTGCATTGGAGATATGCCACCTGAGCAGTCTGTTTCTCCAGAAATTTCTAGTACATGGGATGACTTTAGAGAACCTGAGTCTCTTCCTCGAATTGGGGATGAATACCAGGCAATAATCCCCCCTCTTGAAGTCAAATCAGATGATTTTGGGCTTTTGAAAAGTGAAGCTGGTGATTTGCCTCATATTTATGTCGGGTTTCCTGCACCAGAAGCATGTATTGACAACGTTGAGATTCTGAAACAGAAGCAACACAATGGCAATGATAACATTATTCTGGTATCAAACCAAAGTGAACATCCGGCTGTGACTGAGATGCAGGAAGTGTCAGAAGCTCGAGAGGTTAATTCCTTTGATGCCATGACAAATAAGGATTTGAAACATGCAACAAATTTTCAGTTACAACAAGaaatgaagatgaaaatgagtGAAAGCAATGTTGACAATGGCCAATGGTTGGCTCCTGATTCCTTGAACAATTCCTGGACTGACATAGAAATGGCCAGTCTTCTCCTTGGATTATACATTTTTGGGAAGAACCTCATTCAGGTGAAAAAATTTGTTGGAACTAAAAAGATGGGTGATGTTCTTTCATTCTACTATGGGAAATTTTATGGATCCGAGAAATACCGCAGATGGACGGCATGTCGTAAAGCAAGAGGCAAGAGATGTGTATGTGGACAGAAGTTATTTACTGGCTGGAGGCAACAGGAGTTGTCATCTCGCTTGCTTGCCTTGTTATCGGAGGAAAAGCAAAATATCCTAATGGAG GTTTGTACGGGATTTATTGAGGGTAAAGTACTGCTGGAGGAATATGTATTCTCTTTGAAAGCTACAGTTGGGTTGAATGCCCTTGTAGAGGCTGTTGGAATTGGTAAAGGAAAACAAGATCTTACCAGCACCGCCATGGATCCAATTAAGTCTAATCATGCTCATCCTGCTCGGCCAGAAATACCAGTTGGTAAAGCATGTTCGGCACTTACACCTGTCGAAATTGTCAAATTTCTGACTGGAGATTTCAGGTTGAGCAAAGCCCGATCAAGTGATCTCTTTTGGGAAGCTGTTTGGCCTCGTTTGTTAGCGAAAGGGTGGCATTCTGAGCAGGCTAACAATTATGGTAGTACTGTCGGCTTAAAGCATGCTTTGGTATTCCTGATCCCTGGTGTGAAAAAGTATTGCAGAAGAAAACAAGTTAAGGGAGAACATTACTTTGATTCGGTCAGTGATGTCCTGAGTAAGGTTGCTTCAGACCCTGGGCTTCTTGAACTTGACATTGTTGTAGAAAAACACTGCAGTGACAAGGAAGAGAGCGAGTCGATCAGCAAAACAAAACAGGACCAGGAAGATTTTCCTAGTCAGCAACGTTATTGCTATCTTAAGCCACGAACTCCCGTTCATAATATGGAAACGATGAAATTTATGGTTGTTGATACAAGTTTGGCTGATGGAAACACATTCAAGGTCCGTGAACTACGAAGTTTGCCAGTTGAGATAACAAATACGTATATTTCCAAAAGTCATTCTGATGATGATGAACAAATTTCTTCAGAGATTTCAATGGATGATACTCATTCTGAAAATACTATGCACTTTGATAAGGAAGTAAGTGACAGTTCCAAAGGTACAAGAATCAGCTTGGATAAAAAAGTTCATATTGATGAGGAAGCTTGTGTAGGTAGTTCTTCAAATAAAGAGTCTCCAAATGATGGCCTACATTCTATTAATATAAGCACGAAAGTTCAGGACAATAAGCAATCTTTATTGGACAAAACACAGCAAAGAGAGGCTGTTCTGCGCCAAATGAGCCAGGGAAAACCCAAATCTGAAATTGACTTCACTGCTTATACTAAACCAAGTTGGGAATTAAACACTTGCAGTAAACAAGTAAGCTGCAATCTAATCAAAATCTTCACAGATCCTGAGCTAAAAGAGGAGCACAGTTCATCTGATCATTATGATTTAAACCACAATATTCTCCTTCAAGTTGATTCGTCCAAGGAGAATTTTCCCTGGTCTTCTTCATCCAGGAGCAGTACAATTACTAGTTGTGTTCATGTTCCTAATGTTGTTGAAGTTCCACAAAGTAGACATGTACCTCATACTTTGATTGACCTTAATTTGCCTATTCCTCAAGATTCCGAAAGCCATGGAAGCTCCACCACAGAAATCAAAGGACAGAAAAATAGACCAAACAGATGTTCTGAAAGCCTCGATATCTCAGATCGTGACTCCACCATGATTTCACGAAGACAAAGTAATCGAACCCGACCTCCGACAACTAGAGCTCTGGAAGCTCATGCTTTAGGGCTATTGGATGTAAAGCATAAGAGGAAGAGTAAGGATGTCTTTCTAGAGGAGAATTGTATGTTGAGAACTTCTCAGCACGCTCATGCAAAGGTTAGACAAACAGATAAGTTTGGGAATGGCATTGTGGATTTCAAACTACTAGAGGACATGGAAAGTAATGTTTGCAATGACAATGGTAACATGTTCCATAAGCTGGAAGTTTAA
- the LOC120085416 gene encoding protein SRC2-like, whose amino-acid sequence MERSMEIKLVSARDLNNVNLLMKMDVYAVIKLLATDPAGKSKPKSAQKFTTPVDKEGGSNPIWNYSVKFAIDEAAARANCLTLVFKLRCQRNLGDKDIGEVYVPVKELLESVGDGKGDLMQHLSYQVRKPSGNPQGVLNFAFKFGDNFPSGPIKPDPAQSYNPVSAYPPPEPSSVAVANGGAYPPPQLEPSSVAVAHGGAYPPPQPEPSSVAVAHGGAYPPPPPPPSQPEVYPPSSNLYPVIPPKWAAPEIGFSAYPPAAAGYSVYPPTTSYNSYAPAPTYSAYAPAPTQQPGYGYNHQPSAYGYPPPPTYGYPPPPSYYPPPPQNKKSNMGLGLGAGLVGGMLGGLLIGDMVSDAADGGFGDSGGFDF is encoded by the coding sequence ATGGAAAGATCTATGGAGATCAAGCTCGTCTCCGCCAGAGATCTTAACAACGTCAATCTCCTCATGAAAATGGACGTTTACGCCGTCATCAAACTCCTCGCCACCGACCCCGCCGGAAAATCCAAGCCCAAATCCGCCCAGAAATTCACAACTCCCGTTGATAAAGAAGGCGGCAGCAACCCGATTTGGAACTACTCTGTGAAATTCGCTATCGATGAAGCCGCCGCTAGGGCAAACTGTCTTACCCTCGTTTTCAAGCTCCGATGCCAACGGAATCTCGGCGATAAAGATATCGGCGAGGTTTATGTTCCGGTGAAGGAGCTTCTAGAATCCGTCGGTGACGGCAAAGGCGATTTGATGCAGCATCTTAGTTATCAGGTGAGAAAACCGTCTGGAAATCCCCAGGGAGTCTTGAATTTCgcttttaaatttggggataATTTCCCCTCCGGTCCAATTAAACCGGATCCGGCTCAGTCTTACAACCCGGTTTCCGCCTATCCGCCGCCGGAGCCGAGTTCGGTCGCCGTCGCTAACGGCGGGGCTTATCCTCCTCCGCAGCTGGAGCCGAGTTCGGTCGCCGTTGCTCACGGCGGGGCTTATCCTCCTCCGCAGCCGGAGCCGAGTTCGGTCGCCGTCGCTCACGGTGGGGCTTATCCTCCGCCGCCGCCACCTCCTTCTCAGCCGGAGGTTTATCCTCCGTCTTCGAATTTATACCCGGTCATTCCTCCGAAATGGGCGGCACCGGAGATCGGATTTAGTGCATACCCGCCGGCAGCGGCTGGATATAGCGTGTACCCACCGACTACGTCGTACAATTCGTACGCTCCGGCACCGACATACAGTGCGTACGCGCCAGCGCCGACTCAACAACCGGGGTACGGATACAATCATCAACCGTCGGCGTATGGTTACCCACCGCCACCAACCTACGGATATCCGCCGCCCCCGTCGTATTATCCACCGCCGCCGCAGAATAAGAAGAGCAACATGGGGTTAGGATTGGGAGCTGGGTTAGTCGGAGGGATGTTGGGAGGGCTTTTGATCGGAGATATGGTGTCGGACGCCGCCGATGGCGGATTTGGTGATTCCGGTGGATTTGACTTTTGA